The proteins below are encoded in one region of Micromonospora yangpuensis:
- a CDS encoding AAA family ATPase gives MRPMRLDLAGFTVFRDDTTIDFTDADFFALVGPTGSGKSTVLDAICFALYGTVPRWGGTRGLANALAPSATEARVRLVFESAGERYVATRVVRRDSRGNVKTAGAGLQLMPAGFDVTKLDTGLSPEDLGEVVAGTPAEMEEAVLAAVGLPYEQFTSCVVLPQGQFADFLHARPATRQQILVNLLGLGVYEEVQRRATERAGQAEARLDEVTRLLDALTGVDDATLAEAEGQVERLRELTGAVAAAVPERERADAAVREAHAALAALDAELTVLGAVAAPDGVAEVARAVADARAGADEATAAVALAEEREEKLRGELTGAGDESALRLLLKAHTDRDRLTGQVETVAAAVTAAQTEHDAAVAALAQARTAAERAEAELAAAFLAHEEAKATDQAVALRAHLVAGAACPVCEQQVSRVPAVPAGSAVARATAAGKAARTASEAAKRVLQERDAAARDLDRVLLRARTELDQLRGRLAELDDQLAGVATPEALRHDLAEQARLRRALEEAAGAVRAGRDAARRARGTWDAAEQRLRAAWREFDLTRDGLARLGPPTADRDDVAAAWAALTGWAGDQADRRRAERVTRSAALDAANAEQRAVRERIAALFTAAGLPVDDDPVRAATLALERAEAAHRRLVERREQAAELRAQRAGHEQRARVARALAGHLRANNFERWLLAEALDLLVDGASSILRELSGGQYDLVHDKGEFFVVDHHDAGLRRGVRTLSGGETFQASLALALALSEQLAGMSTTAASLESIVLDEGFGTLDAATLDTVAATLETLAARGDRMVGVVTHVPALAERIPVRFEVRKDARSARVERTGR, from the coding sequence GTGCGACCGATGCGGCTGGACCTGGCGGGCTTCACCGTCTTCCGGGACGACACCACCATCGACTTCACCGACGCCGACTTCTTCGCCCTGGTCGGCCCGACCGGTTCGGGCAAGTCGACGGTGCTGGACGCGATCTGCTTCGCCCTCTACGGCACGGTGCCCCGCTGGGGCGGGACCCGGGGACTGGCCAACGCGCTCGCTCCGTCGGCCACCGAGGCCCGGGTCCGGTTGGTCTTCGAGTCGGCCGGGGAACGCTACGTGGCGACCCGGGTGGTCCGCCGGGACTCCCGGGGCAACGTGAAGACCGCCGGCGCGGGCCTACAGCTGATGCCGGCCGGGTTCGACGTGACCAAGCTGGACACCGGGCTCAGCCCGGAGGACCTGGGCGAGGTGGTCGCCGGTACGCCGGCGGAGATGGAGGAGGCGGTGCTGGCGGCGGTGGGGCTGCCGTACGAGCAGTTCACCAGCTGTGTGGTGCTGCCGCAGGGGCAGTTCGCCGACTTCCTGCACGCCCGGCCGGCCACCCGGCAGCAGATCCTGGTCAACCTGCTCGGCCTCGGCGTCTACGAGGAGGTGCAGCGCCGGGCCACCGAACGGGCCGGGCAGGCCGAGGCGCGGCTGGACGAGGTGACCCGGCTGCTCGACGCGCTGACCGGCGTCGACGACGCGACGCTGGCCGAGGCCGAGGGGCAGGTCGAACGGCTGCGGGAGCTGACCGGGGCGGTCGCGGCGGCCGTACCGGAGCGGGAGCGGGCCGACGCGGCGGTGCGCGAGGCACACGCGGCGCTGGCCGCCCTCGACGCCGAGCTGACCGTGCTGGGTGCGGTGGCCGCGCCGGACGGGGTGGCCGAGGTGGCCCGCGCGGTGGCTGACGCCCGGGCCGGCGCCGACGAGGCGACGGCGGCGGTGGCGCTGGCCGAGGAGCGGGAGGAGAAACTGCGCGGGGAGCTGACCGGCGCGGGCGACGAGAGCGCCCTGCGGCTGCTGCTCAAGGCGCACACCGACCGGGACCGGCTCACCGGCCAGGTCGAGACGGTGGCCGCGGCGGTGACGGCGGCGCAGACCGAACACGACGCGGCGGTGGCCGCGCTGGCGCAGGCCCGGACGGCGGCCGAGCGGGCCGAGGCCGAGCTGGCGGCGGCGTTCCTGGCCCACGAGGAGGCCAAGGCCACCGACCAGGCGGTCGCGTTGCGGGCGCACCTGGTGGCGGGGGCGGCCTGCCCGGTCTGCGAGCAGCAGGTGTCGCGGGTGCCTGCGGTGCCGGCCGGCTCGGCGGTGGCCCGCGCCACCGCCGCCGGCAAGGCGGCCCGGACGGCGAGCGAGGCGGCCAAGCGGGTCCTGCAGGAGCGTGACGCCGCCGCCCGCGACCTGGACCGGGTCCTGCTGCGCGCCCGGACCGAGCTCGACCAGCTGCGGGGCCGGTTGGCCGAGTTGGACGACCAGCTCGCCGGGGTGGCCACGCCGGAGGCGCTCCGCCACGACCTGGCCGAGCAGGCCCGGTTGCGCCGGGCGCTGGAGGAGGCGGCCGGCGCGGTCCGGGCCGGCCGGGACGCCGCCCGGCGGGCCCGCGGCACCTGGGACGCCGCCGAGCAGCGGCTGCGTGCCGCGTGGCGGGAGTTCGACCTGACCCGCGACGGGCTGGCCCGCCTCGGTCCGCCGACGGCCGACCGGGACGACGTCGCCGCCGCCTGGGCGGCGCTCACCGGTTGGGCGGGTGACCAGGCCGACCGGCGGCGGGCCGAGCGGGTGACGCGCAGCGCCGCCCTCGACGCGGCGAACGCCGAGCAGAGGGCCGTGCGGGAGCGGATCGCCGCGCTGTTCACCGCCGCCGGTCTGCCGGTCGACGACGATCCGGTACGCGCGGCCACCCTCGCCCTGGAGCGAGCCGAGGCGGCCCACCGCCGGCTGGTGGAACGCCGCGAGCAGGCCGCCGAGCTGCGTGCCCAGCGGGCCGGGCACGAGCAGCGGGCCCGGGTGGCCCGGGCGCTGGCCGGGCACCTGCGGGCCAACAACTTCGAGCGGTGGCTGCTGGCCGAGGCGCTGGACCTGCTGGTCGACGGGGCGTCGTCGATCCTGCGGGAACTCTCCGGCGGCCAGTACGACCTGGTGCACGACAAGGGTGAGTTCTTCGTCGTCGACCACCACGACGCGGGGCTGCGGCGCGGGGTGCGGACCCTGTCCGGTGGGGAGACGTTCCAGGCGTCGCTGGCCCTGGCGCTGGCCCTGTCCGAGCAGCTGGCCGGGATGTCCACCACGGCGGCGAGCCTGGAGTCGATCGTGCTGGACGAGGGCTTCGGCACCCTGGACGCGGCCACCCTGGACACGGTGGCCGCCACCCTGGAGACGCTGGCCGCCCGGGGGGACCGGATGGTGGGGGTGGTCACCCACGTGCCCGCCCTGGCCGAGCGGATACCGGTGCGCTTCGAGGTGCGCAAGGACGCCCGCAGCGCCCGGGTGGAACGGACCGGCCGGTGA
- a CDS encoding exonuclease SbcCD subunit D: protein MKILHTSDWHVGKVLKGQSRAEEHKQVLAAVIEVARVERPDLVIVAGDLYDTAAPTSEATRLVTRALTALRRTGADVVAIGGNHDNGPALDALRPWAEAAGITLRGSVLADPDEHVVDGVTAGGERWRLAALPFLSQRYAVRAVEMYELTAAEATQTYADHLGRVLDRLTEGFDEPDRVHLVTAHLTVVGASTGGGERDAHTVLGYAVPASVFPGTAHYVALGHLHRSQRVVGPCPVRYSGSPLAVDFGEQENVPSVTVVEVTATTAARVREVPIAAAVPLRTVRGTLAQLAEAPPPEGLLRVFVSEQPRAGLREEVQELLPHALEIRIDPQLLPAPGSATRTAQRSGRSPRDLFADYLGSRGHADDEVRALFDELFEEVDR, encoded by the coding sequence ATGAAGATCCTGCACACCTCCGACTGGCACGTCGGCAAGGTCCTCAAGGGCCAGTCCCGGGCCGAGGAGCACAAGCAGGTCCTCGCCGCGGTCATCGAGGTCGCCCGCGTCGAACGGCCCGACCTGGTCATCGTCGCCGGCGACCTGTACGACACCGCCGCGCCCACCTCGGAGGCGACCCGGTTGGTCACCCGGGCGTTGACCGCGCTGCGGCGGACCGGGGCGGACGTGGTGGCCATCGGCGGCAACCACGACAACGGGCCGGCCCTGGACGCGCTGCGGCCGTGGGCCGAGGCCGCCGGCATCACCCTGCGCGGCAGCGTGCTCGCCGATCCGGACGAGCACGTCGTCGACGGGGTCACCGCCGGTGGCGAACGCTGGCGGCTGGCCGCCCTGCCGTTCCTGTCCCAGCGGTACGCGGTCCGCGCGGTGGAGATGTACGAGCTGACCGCCGCCGAGGCGACCCAGACCTACGCCGACCACCTGGGACGGGTGCTGGACCGGCTCACCGAGGGCTTCGACGAGCCGGACCGGGTGCACCTGGTCACCGCCCACCTCACCGTGGTGGGGGCGAGCACCGGCGGCGGCGAGCGGGACGCGCACACCGTGCTCGGCTACGCCGTGCCGGCCTCGGTCTTCCCGGGCACCGCCCACTACGTCGCGTTGGGTCACCTGCACCGGTCGCAGCGGGTCGTCGGCCCCTGCCCGGTCCGCTACAGCGGCAGCCCGCTGGCGGTGGACTTCGGCGAGCAGGAGAACGTGCCGTCGGTGACCGTGGTGGAGGTGACCGCCACCACCGCGGCGCGGGTCCGCGAGGTGCCGATCGCCGCGGCGGTTCCGCTGCGCACCGTACGCGGCACGCTGGCCCAGCTCGCCGAGGCGCCGCCGCCGGAGGGGCTGCTGCGGGTCTTCGTCAGCGAGCAGCCCCGCGCCGGGCTGCGTGAGGAGGTGCAGGAGCTGCTCCCGCACGCCCTGGAGATCCGGATCGACCCGCAGCTGCTGCCGGCGCCCGGCAGCGCCACCCGGACCGCCCAGCGGTCCGGTCGGTCGCCCCGGGACCTCTTCGCCGACTACCTGGGCAGCCGGGGTCACGCCGACGACGAGGTCCGTGCGCTCTTCGACGAGCTGTTCGAGGAGGTCGACCGGTAG
- a CDS encoding ATP-binding protein, whose amino-acid sequence MTDDQIDGPGEGVGRVLGTADATPLQFWTAVAPGSYLQLDDVVVTRRELPDREPVTIAGVVTQVRARHEGAQFESDVFAIADGTLPAMVQEAAEITTTRVDPELYVPPQPGAVVFRAEGDARARALHFDRMERRIPMGMGRDGVPVYLNADFLDGSRGAHVSISGISGVATKTSFATFLLYSVFRSGVLGGDAVNAKALIFNVKGEDLLFLDHPNTRLDDATRAGYAKLGLTAGAFPDVRVYAPPRVGDASGTPDVSSRLTGVDSFYWTLSEFCADRLLPYVFADADDERQQYTMVVHSVAAHLARYAQPADGGVSIDGVRLGSYADLVDHVVEQLNDDETRGDWAGSAVGLGTVNAFARRLIGSKKDLGRLIRGDLATRRPHSINTAESAQVTVVDLHNLPDRAQRFVVGVTLKSEFERKEKSGTAKPLLFVVLDELNKYAPREGSSPIKEVLLDIAERGRSLGVILVGAQQTASEVERRIVTNSAIRVVGRLDPAEASRPEYGFLPPAQRQRALLAKPGTMFVNQPDIPVPLCLEFPFPAWATRVSEAGRAPSETLRSITGAADPFVVVGSGGGSDDDIPF is encoded by the coding sequence ATGACCGACGACCAGATCGACGGACCGGGTGAGGGTGTCGGGCGGGTGCTCGGCACCGCCGACGCCACCCCGTTGCAGTTCTGGACGGCGGTGGCCCCCGGCAGTTACCTGCAGCTCGACGACGTGGTGGTGACCCGCCGCGAGCTGCCCGACCGGGAGCCGGTGACGATCGCCGGGGTGGTCACCCAGGTCCGGGCCCGGCACGAGGGCGCCCAGTTCGAGTCGGACGTCTTCGCCATCGCCGACGGCACCCTGCCGGCGATGGTGCAGGAGGCGGCCGAGATCACCACCACCCGGGTCGACCCGGAGCTGTACGTGCCGCCGCAGCCCGGCGCGGTGGTGTTCCGGGCCGAGGGTGACGCCCGGGCCCGGGCGCTGCACTTCGACCGGATGGAGCGGCGCATCCCGATGGGCATGGGTCGCGACGGCGTGCCGGTCTACCTCAACGCCGACTTCCTCGACGGCAGCCGGGGCGCGCACGTCTCGATCTCCGGCATCTCCGGGGTGGCCACCAAGACCAGCTTCGCCACCTTCCTGCTCTACTCGGTGTTCCGCTCCGGGGTGCTCGGTGGCGACGCGGTCAACGCCAAGGCGCTGATCTTCAACGTCAAGGGTGAGGACCTGCTCTTCCTCGACCATCCCAACACCCGCCTCGACGACGCCACCCGGGCCGGGTACGCGAAGCTGGGCCTGACCGCCGGGGCCTTCCCGGACGTCCGGGTCTACGCTCCGCCCCGGGTCGGTGACGCCTCCGGCACCCCGGACGTGAGTAGCCGGTTGACCGGGGTGGACAGTTTCTACTGGACGCTCAGCGAGTTCTGCGCCGACCGGCTGCTGCCGTACGTCTTCGCCGACGCCGACGACGAGCGCCAGCAGTACACGATGGTGGTCCACTCGGTCGCCGCCCACCTGGCCCGGTACGCCCAGCCCGCCGACGGCGGGGTGAGCATCGACGGGGTGCGCCTGGGCAGCTACGCCGACCTGGTCGACCACGTCGTCGAACAGCTCAACGACGACGAGACCCGGGGCGACTGGGCCGGCAGCGCGGTCGGACTGGGCACCGTCAACGCGTTCGCCCGGCGGCTGATCGGCAGCAAGAAGGACCTGGGCCGGTTGATCCGCGGTGACCTGGCCACCCGCCGCCCGCACAGCATCAACACCGCCGAGAGCGCCCAGGTCACCGTGGTCGACCTGCACAACCTGCCGGACCGCGCGCAGCGTTTCGTGGTCGGTGTGACGCTCAAGAGCGAGTTCGAGCGCAAGGAGAAGTCCGGCACCGCCAAGCCGTTGCTCTTCGTCGTCCTCGACGAGCTGAACAAGTACGCCCCCCGGGAGGGCTCCTCCCCCATCAAGGAGGTGCTGCTGGACATCGCCGAGCGGGGCCGTTCACTCGGGGTGATCCTGGTCGGTGCGCAGCAGACCGCCAGCGAGGTGGAGCGCCGGATCGTCACCAACTCGGCGATCCGGGTGGTGGGCCGGCTCGACCCGGCCGAGGCGTCCCGCCCGGAGTACGGTTTCCTCCCGCCCGCCCAGCGGCAACGGGCGCTGCTGGCCAAGCCGGGCACGATGTTCGTCAACCAGCCGGACATCCCGGTCCCGCTCTGCCTGGAGTTCCCCTTCCCGGCCTGGGCGACCCGGGTCTCCGAGGCCGGCCGGGCCCCGTCGGAGACGCTGCGCTCGATCACCGGGGCGGCGGACCCGTTCGTGGTGGTCGGCTCCGGCGGCGGCAGCGACGACGACATCCCGTTCTAG
- a CDS encoding pyrimidine reductase family protein → MSGRAEIRRLWPAPHHEPSAPHREQPTPHREQPTPGGEASTPPGAGLDDAELTALYGRADRPHLRMNFVTSVDGAVSLDGYSAGLSGAPDKRVFGRLRMLCDALLVGAGTLRHEGYDALRLSEARRAWRTAHGLSAYPTLVVVSGSLRVDPAQAAFADAPVRPIVLTHAAADPPAGLTDVADLVRCGTDRVDLAAGLAELRRRGLDQILCEGGPVLFGALTAADLVDEVCLTVAPLLAGAGPGRITAGPAASPPRRLPLRHVLHADDGTLLLRYGRD, encoded by the coding sequence ATGAGCGGGCGCGCCGAGATCCGCCGGCTCTGGCCGGCACCGCACCACGAGCCGTCGGCACCGCACCGCGAGCAGCCGACACCGCACCGCGAGCAGCCGACACCGGGCGGCGAGGCGTCGACACCGCCCGGCGCCGGGCTCGACGACGCGGAGCTGACCGCGCTCTACGGTCGCGCCGACCGGCCCCACCTGCGGATGAACTTCGTGACCAGCGTCGACGGCGCGGTCAGCCTCGACGGCTACTCCGCCGGGCTGTCCGGCGCGCCGGACAAACGGGTCTTCGGCCGGTTGCGGATGCTCTGCGACGCCCTGCTGGTGGGCGCCGGCACGCTGCGCCACGAGGGGTACGACGCGCTGCGCCTGAGCGAGGCCCGGCGGGCCTGGCGGACGGCACACGGGCTGTCCGCGTACCCGACGTTGGTGGTGGTCTCCGGGTCGCTGCGGGTGGATCCGGCGCAGGCCGCCTTCGCCGACGCGCCGGTGCGACCGATCGTGCTCACCCACGCCGCGGCCGATCCGCCGGCCGGCCTCACCGACGTCGCCGACCTGGTCCGTTGCGGCACCGACCGGGTGGATCTGGCCGCCGGCCTGGCCGAGCTGCGCCGACGCGGGCTCGACCAGATCCTCTGCGAGGGTGGCCCGGTGCTGTTCGGCGCGCTCACCGCGGCCGACCTGGTCGACGAGGTCTGCCTCACCGTCGCCCCGCTGCTGGCCGGGGCCGGGCCGGGCCGGATCACCGCCGGGCCGGCGGCCAGCCCGCCGCGCCGGCTGCCACTGCGGCACGTGCTGCACGCCGACGACGGCACCCTGCTGCTGCGCTACGGCCGCGACTGA
- a CDS encoding plasmid pRiA4b ORF-3 family protein, whose product MARQIFQLRVSLVGVRPTVWRRVLVPGGYTLDRLHRVLQYALGWRDCHLHSFDVDGVVYGVPDPVGELAVLDELDVRLDAVVGKGSRWRYTYDFGDWWEHDLLVEDVFVADPDERYPICVDGERAGPPESAGGPSAYQVLLAAHADPGHPEHLVLRDWAGERFDPAAFDAGRVTTLLRRLC is encoded by the coding sequence ATGGCGCGTCAGATCTTCCAACTCAGAGTCTCCCTGGTCGGGGTCCGGCCCACCGTCTGGCGGCGGGTGCTGGTGCCCGGCGGGTACACCCTGGACCGGCTGCACCGGGTGCTGCAGTACGCCCTCGGCTGGCGAGACTGCCACCTGCACTCGTTCGACGTCGACGGGGTGGTGTACGGCGTACCGGACCCGGTGGGTGAGCTGGCCGTGCTCGACGAGTTGGACGTGCGGTTGGACGCGGTGGTCGGCAAGGGCAGCCGGTGGCGGTACACCTACGACTTCGGTGACTGGTGGGAGCACGACCTGCTGGTGGAGGACGTGTTCGTGGCCGACCCGGACGAGCGGTACCCGATCTGTGTCGACGGTGAGCGGGCCGGGCCGCCCGAGTCCGCCGGCGGTCCGAGCGCTTACCAGGTGCTGTTGGCCGCCCACGCCGACCCGGGTCATCCCGAGCACCTCGTGTTACGGGACTGGGCCGGGGAGCGGTTCGATCCGGCGGCCTTCGACGCGGGGCGGGTGACCACCCTGCTGCGTCGGCTCTGCTGA
- a CDS encoding ABC transporter substrate-binding protein, producing the protein MSVTTRRNRLAVAALAAITALGGLTACGNDEGSGQADGKPAKLVVDTFGEMGYDELVKQYEKDTGIKIELRKTAQLSDYRPKLVRYLATGKGAGDVVALEEGILNEFKANPANWVDLAPLVADHSKEYLPWKWELGKAQDGRLLGLPTDVGSLAVCYRKDLFEAAKLPTERDQVSALWPDWNAFLETGRKYKAGSGGKAMIDSITAVSNAVLFQQNGDLFYDKENNIIADKSPAVQAAWETATSMSDISAKAATWSPAWSGGFKQGTFAATFCPSWMLGIVAENSGEANKGKWDVAAVPGGGGNWGGSWLSVPAQSQHQKEAAKLAEFLTNANSQVEAFKATGPLPTNLEALKNEAFLSYTNEYFSGAPTGKIFGESVAKIQPVHLGPKHQAVKENALEPALRSFENGQSDKAKAWEQFQKDAAIQGRF; encoded by the coding sequence ATGAGCGTCACCACGCGGCGTAACCGCCTTGCGGTCGCCGCCCTTGCCGCGATCACCGCACTCGGCGGTCTCACGGCCTGCGGCAACGACGAGGGCTCGGGCCAGGCGGACGGCAAGCCCGCCAAGCTGGTCGTCGACACCTTCGGCGAGATGGGCTACGACGAGCTCGTCAAGCAGTACGAGAAGGACACCGGCATCAAGATCGAGCTGCGCAAGACCGCGCAGCTCAGCGACTACCGTCCCAAGCTGGTCCGCTACCTGGCCACCGGCAAGGGCGCGGGCGACGTGGTCGCGCTGGAGGAGGGCATCCTCAACGAGTTCAAGGCGAACCCGGCGAACTGGGTGGACCTCGCTCCGCTGGTCGCCGACCACTCCAAGGAGTACCTGCCCTGGAAGTGGGAGCTGGGCAAGGCCCAGGACGGCCGGCTGCTCGGCCTGCCGACCGACGTCGGCAGCCTCGCGGTCTGCTACCGCAAGGACCTGTTCGAGGCGGCCAAGCTGCCGACCGAGCGGGACCAGGTCTCGGCGCTCTGGCCGGACTGGAACGCCTTCCTGGAGACGGGTCGCAAGTACAAGGCGGGCAGCGGCGGCAAGGCGATGATCGACTCGATCACCGCGGTCAGCAACGCCGTGCTGTTCCAGCAGAACGGTGACCTGTTCTACGACAAGGAAAACAACATCATCGCGGACAAGAGCCCGGCGGTGCAGGCCGCCTGGGAGACCGCGACCTCGATGTCCGACATCTCCGCCAAGGCCGCCACCTGGTCGCCGGCGTGGTCGGGTGGCTTCAAGCAGGGCACCTTCGCCGCGACCTTCTGCCCGTCCTGGATGCTCGGCATCGTGGCGGAGAACTCCGGCGAGGCCAACAAGGGCAAGTGGGACGTCGCGGCGGTGCCGGGCGGCGGCGGCAACTGGGGCGGCTCCTGGCTCTCCGTGCCGGCGCAGAGCCAGCACCAGAAGGAGGCCGCGAAGCTCGCGGAGTTCCTGACCAACGCCAACAGCCAGGTGGAGGCCTTCAAGGCCACCGGCCCGCTGCCCACCAACCTGGAGGCGCTGAAGAACGAGGCGTTCCTCAGCTACACCAACGAGTACTTCAGCGGCGCGCCGACCGGCAAGATCTTCGGTGAGAGCGTCGCGAAGATCCAGCCCGTCCACCTCGGCCCGAAGCACCAGGCCGTCAAGGAGAACGCGCTGGAGCCGGCACTGCGGTCGTTCGAGAACGGGCAGTCCGACAAGGCCAAGGCCTGGGAGCAGTTCCAGAAGGACGCGGCGATCCAGGGCCGCTTCTGA
- a CDS encoding carbohydrate ABC transporter permease, which yields MSLSATTAPPSPAAPPPREPSSRRPKGHTLSRLDLKYSPYLYIAPFFLIFGAFGLYPMLRTAWMSLHDWDMIGEHTFIGLDNYTQLIRDDYFWNALVNTFGIFALSTIPQLLLALFLANLLNRTFLRAKTFFRMAIFIPNVVSVAAVAIVFGMLFQRDFGLFNWMLGFVGVDPISWDSQRWSSWTAIASMVNWRWTGYNTLILLAGMQAIPRDLYEAAALDGASQWRQFWQITLPMLKPTFVFVVILSTIGGMQLFTEPLLFANGSITGGNLREFQTLAMYMYEMGITNLNSAGYGAAVAWAMFLIIVLVSMINFLLVRRSAK from the coding sequence ATGAGCCTGTCGGCCACGACGGCACCGCCGTCACCAGCAGCACCACCACCCCGTGAGCCATCCTCCCGGCGGCCCAAGGGACACACCCTCTCGCGTCTGGATCTCAAGTACTCCCCGTACCTCTACATCGCGCCGTTCTTCCTGATCTTCGGCGCCTTCGGGTTGTACCCGATGCTGCGTACCGCCTGGATGTCGCTGCACGACTGGGACATGATCGGCGAGCACACCTTCATCGGGCTCGACAACTACACCCAGCTGATCCGGGACGACTACTTCTGGAACGCCCTGGTCAACACCTTCGGCATCTTCGCCCTGTCGACCATCCCGCAGCTGCTGCTGGCGCTCTTCCTGGCGAACCTGCTCAACCGGACCTTCCTGCGCGCCAAGACCTTCTTCCGGATGGCCATCTTCATCCCCAACGTGGTCTCGGTGGCCGCCGTCGCGATCGTCTTCGGCATGCTCTTCCAGCGCGACTTCGGCCTCTTCAACTGGATGCTCGGCTTCGTCGGGGTCGACCCGATCTCCTGGGACTCGCAGCGGTGGAGCTCGTGGACCGCGATCGCCTCGATGGTCAACTGGCGCTGGACCGGCTACAACACGCTGATCCTGCTCGCCGGCATGCAGGCCATCCCGCGCGACCTCTACGAGGCCGCCGCGCTCGACGGCGCCAGCCAGTGGCGGCAGTTCTGGCAGATCACCCTGCCCATGCTCAAGCCCACCTTCGTCTTCGTGGTGATCCTCTCCACGATCGGTGGCATGCAGCTCTTCACCGAGCCGCTGCTCTTCGCCAACGGCAGCATCACCGGTGGCAACCTGCGGGAGTTCCAGACCCTGGCGATGTACATGTACGAGATGGGCATCACGAACCTCAACTCCGCCGGTTACGGCGCAGCGGTCGCGTGGGCGATGTTCCTGATCATCGTGCTGGTCTCGATGATCAATTTCCTGCTCGTCCGCCGCTCGGCCAAGTGA
- a CDS encoding carbohydrate ABC transporter permease translates to MTSASQRLWRTSPLTYVALVLAALLSIYPFYYMVVIGTRSLDSINDVPPPLTPGSAFGDNFGRVLDNSAANFLTGMMNSIIVSSVVTLSVVITGSLAGFAFAKLRFRGQNVLLLAIVVTMMIPTQLGLIPLWGMIQSLNWYDTLYAVTVPFLVSAFGVFMMRQYASQAISDELIEAGRVDGASTFRIYWNIVLPALRPAAGVLGLLTFMETWNSFLWPYAVLSPENPTLQVSLAFLSYAYYTDYSQVFAATAIGTIPLVLVFLVFGRQIIGGIMEGAVKS, encoded by the coding sequence GTGACCTCGGCTTCCCAGCGCCTCTGGCGCACCAGTCCACTTACCTACGTCGCGCTCGTCCTCGCCGCGCTGCTGTCGATCTACCCGTTCTACTACATGGTGGTCATCGGCACCCGCAGCCTCGACTCGATCAACGACGTGCCGCCGCCGTTGACCCCCGGCAGCGCGTTCGGCGACAACTTCGGCCGGGTCCTGGACAACAGCGCGGCCAACTTCCTCACCGGCATGATGAACTCGATCATCGTCTCGTCGGTGGTGACGCTGTCGGTGGTGATCACCGGCTCGCTGGCCGGGTTCGCCTTCGCCAAGCTGCGCTTCCGGGGCCAGAACGTGCTGCTGCTGGCCATCGTGGTGACCATGATGATCCCGACCCAGCTCGGCCTGATCCCGCTCTGGGGCATGATCCAGTCCCTCAACTGGTACGACACCCTCTACGCGGTCACGGTGCCGTTCCTGGTGAGCGCCTTCGGCGTGTTCATGATGCGGCAGTACGCCAGCCAGGCGATCTCCGACGAGCTGATCGAGGCCGGTCGGGTCGACGGCGCCAGCACCTTCCGGATCTACTGGAACATCGTGCTGCCGGCGCTGCGCCCGGCGGCCGGGGTGCTCGGTCTGCTCACCTTCATGGAGACCTGGAACTCGTTCCTCTGGCCGTACGCGGTGCTCAGCCCGGAGAACCCGACCCTGCAGGTGTCGCTGGCGTTCCTGTCGTACGCCTACTACACCGACTACTCGCAGGTCTTCGCCGCCACCGCCATCGGCACGATCCCGCTGGTGCTGGTGTTCCTCGTGTTCGGCCGCCAGATCATCGGCGGCATCATGGAAGGTGCCGTCAAGTCGTGA